From one Nocardioides yefusunii genomic stretch:
- a CDS encoding ATP-binding protein — MTWRGLCRGGPWWAVLLVVASAVFTWASLSQAPLGAPSPAWSSTAVPLVVVARTAPRWWPPLLVLVAGAVAVPHLLVGDSPEMTTAVTLGSVLTVLVSAIVLSNGRRPSEVILFAPADLGRIVVAAVFGGMFAGAVDSLAIHLDGASTLSGWDVLAIAGPAHVAWTLLAASALLPVSRERQRAGRVESVALAVALLGVLALLRLESIPVSAIALSIPIVVLAALRGSVRGTTLHLLALGTWVSVLTTAHRGPFALPDEVTLESLGVSVVGQGYVVVTAMMALPLAVATAQGSLLRRELRSERDLSEMTLATAGCLVLVTDLKGSILRVNTAATRVLGVDAATLLGTPAWGLVPREHRSVARRMFAAPDGSFLPESVEGRLVDHTGEERRVLWTTGIVRDHADSPTHLVLTGLDVTAELNAAGHTEHLLRAPIDTAIIGIDRQGRITLANAGAEAVLGSNASDLVGSPFIRVLSAAELAEWAGGLRIKPDFASLLAQTVDAGPRDWHWLGDGTATLVSMELSQIVDNSGTLIGYLCVANDVTEIRTRQQLLVDALDTERHVVDRLRELDATKDHFVTTVSHELRTPVATIVGYTEMLTAGELGDLTPAQIRAMEAVNRNGERLVTLVDNLLALAGPGPENAGSSKVRVDLVDLAKEAERQAGALLQGRRLSAIFSFPGRPVPVSGDRRQLALVLSNLLSNSVKFTEDGGEIRCTVVLDGEDAVLEVTDNGLGIPEDEQDQVFTRFWRSRTAIDRHIQGTGLGLATAQAIVTAHGGSVTLESTHLDGTTARVRLPLLAEPTLREEGPRPERVRRDRSGPIRPNRPGLPELTRRSSRGPEQQFESHPDSLFERPDDLDAGREAETDADPADADLAVAVAVDAEETTAAP; from the coding sequence GCGCCCCTCGGCGCCCCCTCCCCGGCCTGGTCCTCGACCGCAGTCCCCCTCGTCGTCGTCGCGCGCACGGCCCCTCGGTGGTGGCCGCCGTTGCTGGTCCTCGTCGCCGGAGCCGTGGCCGTCCCCCACCTGCTGGTCGGGGACAGCCCCGAGATGACCACGGCCGTGACCCTCGGTTCGGTCCTGACGGTCCTCGTCTCCGCGATCGTCCTCAGCAACGGACGTCGCCCGTCCGAGGTGATCCTCTTCGCGCCTGCTGACCTGGGACGGATCGTGGTCGCGGCCGTCTTCGGCGGCATGTTCGCCGGGGCCGTGGACTCACTCGCCATCCATCTCGACGGTGCCTCCACTCTCTCGGGCTGGGACGTGCTCGCGATCGCCGGCCCCGCCCACGTCGCGTGGACCCTGCTCGCCGCCTCAGCATTGCTCCCCGTCAGCCGTGAACGTCAGCGTGCAGGTCGGGTGGAGAGCGTCGCACTGGCGGTTGCTCTCCTCGGGGTCCTCGCGCTGCTGCGCCTGGAGAGCATCCCGGTCTCCGCGATCGCGCTCTCCATCCCGATCGTGGTGCTGGCCGCGCTCCGCGGCAGTGTCCGCGGAACCACCCTGCACCTCCTGGCTCTGGGCACGTGGGTCAGCGTGCTCACCACTGCCCATCGCGGCCCCTTCGCACTCCCCGACGAGGTGACACTGGAGTCCCTGGGCGTCAGCGTCGTCGGTCAGGGCTACGTCGTGGTGACGGCGATGATGGCTCTGCCTCTCGCAGTGGCCACCGCCCAGGGATCGCTGCTGCGCCGCGAACTCCGCTCCGAGCGCGACCTGTCCGAGATGACACTGGCCACCGCGGGGTGTCTGGTGCTGGTCACCGACCTCAAGGGCAGCATCCTGCGGGTCAACACCGCAGCCACGCGTGTCCTCGGCGTCGACGCCGCAACCCTGCTGGGCACTCCCGCCTGGGGACTCGTACCCCGCGAACACCGGAGCGTGGCACGGCGCATGTTCGCCGCCCCCGACGGCTCCTTCCTGCCGGAGTCGGTGGAGGGACGTCTCGTCGACCACACCGGCGAGGAGCGTCGAGTGCTGTGGACCACCGGCATTGTCCGCGACCACGCCGACTCCCCCACCCATCTGGTCCTCACCGGACTCGACGTCACCGCCGAACTCAACGCCGCCGGCCACACCGAGCACCTGCTCCGGGCACCGATCGACACCGCCATCATCGGGATCGACCGCCAGGGCCGGATCACGCTGGCCAACGCCGGAGCCGAAGCAGTCCTGGGAAGCAACGCGAGCGATCTCGTCGGCAGCCCGTTCATCCGGGTGCTCTCCGCAGCCGAACTGGCCGAGTGGGCCGGGGGCCTACGGATCAAGCCCGACTTCGCGTCCTTGCTCGCCCAGACCGTCGACGCCGGCCCCCGCGACTGGCACTGGCTCGGCGACGGCACCGCCACCCTGGTGTCGATGGAGCTCTCCCAGATCGTTGACAACTCCGGCACCCTGATCGGCTACCTCTGCGTCGCCAACGACGTCACCGAGATCCGCACCCGCCAGCAGCTCCTCGTCGACGCCCTCGACACCGAACGCCACGTCGTCGACCGGCTCCGCGAACTCGACGCCACCAAGGACCACTTCGTCACGACCGTCAGTCACGAACTGCGCACGCCGGTCGCCACCATCGTCGGGTACACCGAGATGCTCACCGCGGGCGAGCTGGGCGATCTCACCCCCGCCCAGATCCGGGCGATGGAGGCGGTCAACCGCAACGGTGAACGTCTGGTGACCTTGGTCGACAACCTCCTCGCCCTCGCCGGACCCGGCCCCGAGAACGCAGGGTCCTCGAAGGTGCGGGTCGATCTCGTCGACCTCGCGAAGGAAGCCGAACGACAGGCCGGCGCACTGCTGCAGGGACGCCGCCTCTCCGCGATCTTCTCCTTCCCCGGACGTCCGGTCCCGGTCTCGGGCGACCGGCGCCAGCTCGCGCTGGTCCTGTCCAACCTGCTGAGCAACTCGGTGAAGTTCACCGAGGACGGTGGCGAGATCCGCTGCACCGTGGTCCTCGACGGCGAGGACGCCGTGCTGGAGGTGACCGACAACGGCCTCGGCATCCCCGAGGACGAGCAGGACCAGGTCTTCACCCGGTTCTGGCGCTCCCGCACCGCCATCGACCGGCACATCCAGGGAACCGGCCTGGGCCTGGCCACCGCCCAGGCGATCGTGACCGCCCACGGCGGCTCTGTGACGCTGGAGTCCACGCATCTCGACGGCACCACCGCCCGGGTACGACTGCCGCTCCTGGCCGAGCCCACCCTGCGCGAGGAGGGGCCACGTCCTGAACGGGTGCGCCGCGACCGGAGCGGTCCGATCCGGCCGAACCGGCCCGGCCTGCCCGAACTGACCCGGCGATCCTCACGCGGGCCCGAGCAGCAGTTCGAGTCCCACCCGGACTCCCTGTTCGAGCGCCCCGACGACCTCGACGCCGGCCGGGAAGCCGAGACCGACGCTGATCCGGCCGACGCTGATCTGGCCGTCGCTGTCGCGGTCGACGCCGAGGAGACGACAGCGGCGCCCTGA
- the leuA gene encoding 2-isopropylmalate synthase, with amino-acid sequence MTNLSNTTNQQKTSPMPFGRYKAFEPVTVPDRTWPSNKITRAPRWLSTDLRDGNQALIDPMTPARKLKMFDLLVKMGYKEIEVGFPSASQTDFDFVRELIEGDRIPDDVQISVLTQAREDLISRTAESLAGAPRASIHMYNATAPMFKRVVFGVTDEQCIDIAVRGTELVMKYAEKFVPELVGSQDFGYEYSPEIFTQSDTDFALEVCERVSDVWQPEAGREIILNLPATVEMSTPNTYADQIEYFSRGLTRREHSAISLHPHNDRGTGVAAAELGMMAGADRVEGCLFGHGERTGNVDLVTLGMNLFSQGIDPQIDFAVEGGIDEIRRTVEYCTGLPVHPRHPYAGDLVYTAFSGSHQDAIKKGLEDLERQAEEQGISVRDIAWEAPYLPIDPKDVGRSYEAVIRVNSQSGKGGVAYVLKAEHKLDLPRRAQIEFSRVIQGYTDTEGGEITPERIWDVFSAEYLNKETPLKLDSVHTSSAAGEKDQLKAQVFVDGELRELVGEGNGPIAAFVAALNELAADEQAQGNPVYASRGDVRVLDYAEHALSEGGDAIAAAYVECAVGEKIVWGVGLDANIVTASLKAVISAVNRAS; translated from the coding sequence ATGACCAACCTGAGCAACACCACCAACCAGCAGAAGACCAGCCCGATGCCGTTCGGGCGCTACAAGGCCTTCGAGCCCGTGACCGTTCCGGACCGCACCTGGCCGTCGAACAAGATCACCCGCGCTCCCCGTTGGCTCTCCACCGACCTGCGTGACGGCAACCAGGCCCTGATCGACCCGATGACCCCGGCCCGCAAGCTGAAGATGTTCGACCTGCTGGTCAAGATGGGTTACAAGGAGATCGAGGTCGGCTTCCCGTCGGCCTCGCAGACCGACTTCGACTTCGTGCGTGAGCTGATCGAAGGCGACCGGATCCCCGACGACGTCCAGATCTCGGTGCTGACCCAGGCCCGCGAGGACCTGATCTCGCGCACCGCCGAGTCGCTGGCCGGCGCGCCCCGCGCGTCGATCCACATGTACAACGCCACCGCGCCGATGTTCAAGCGTGTCGTCTTCGGCGTCACCGACGAACAGTGCATCGACATCGCGGTGCGCGGCACCGAGCTGGTGATGAAGTACGCCGAGAAGTTCGTTCCCGAGCTGGTCGGCTCGCAGGACTTCGGCTACGAGTACAGCCCGGAGATCTTCACCCAGTCCGACACCGACTTCGCCCTCGAGGTCTGTGAGCGCGTCTCCGACGTGTGGCAGCCCGAGGCCGGTCGCGAGATCATCCTGAACCTGCCCGCGACGGTCGAGATGTCGACGCCGAACACCTACGCCGACCAGATCGAGTACTTCTCGCGCGGTCTGACCCGTCGTGAGCACTCGGCGATCTCGCTGCACCCGCACAACGACCGGGGCACCGGTGTCGCGGCCGCCGAGCTGGGCATGATGGCCGGTGCTGACCGCGTCGAGGGCTGCCTGTTCGGCCACGGTGAGCGCACCGGAAACGTCGACCTGGTCACCCTCGGCATGAACCTGTTCAGCCAGGGCATCGACCCGCAGATCGACTTCGCGGTCGAAGGTGGCATCGACGAGATCCGTCGCACGGTGGAGTACTGCACCGGTCTGCCCGTGCACCCGCGTCACCCCTACGCCGGCGACCTCGTCTACACCGCCTTCTCCGGCTCCCACCAGGACGCGATCAAGAAGGGTCTGGAAGACCTGGAGCGTCAGGCCGAGGAGCAGGGCATCTCGGTGCGCGACATCGCCTGGGAGGCCCCGTACCTGCCGATCGACCCCAAGGACGTGGGCCGTTCCTACGAGGCCGTCATCCGCGTCAACTCCCAGTCGGGCAAGGGCGGTGTCGCCTACGTGCTGAAGGCCGAGCACAAGCTGGACCTGCCGCGTCGTGCGCAGATCGAGTTCTCCCGCGTCATCCAGGGTTACACCGACACCGAGGGTGGCGAGATCACCCCGGAGCGGATCTGGGACGTCTTCTCGGCCGAGTACCTGAACAAGGAGACGCCGCTCAAGCTGGACTCCGTTCACACCTCTTCGGCTGCGGGCGAGAAGGACCAGCTGAAGGCCCAGGTCTTCGTCGACGGTGAGCTGCGCGAGCTGGTGGGTGAGGGCAACGGCCCGATCGCGGCCTTCGTCGCGGCCCTCAACGAGCTGGCCGCCGACGAGCAGGCGCAGGGCAACCCGGTCTACGCGTCCCGTGGCGACGTCCGCGTCCTGGACTATGCCGAGCACGCCCTCAGCGAGGGTGGCGACGCAATCGCTGCGGCCTACGTCGAGTGTGCCGTGGGCGAGAAGATCGTCTGGGGCGTCGGGCTGGACGCCAACATCGTCACCGCTTCGCTGAAGGCAGTCATCAGCGCCGTCAACCGCGCTTCCTGA